One Pongo abelii isolate AG06213 chromosome 12, NHGRI_mPonAbe1-v2.0_pri, whole genome shotgun sequence DNA segment encodes these proteins:
- the LOC129057619 gene encoding calsenilin-like codes for MVAVCMGKEFRSSVRSDMGWQDLGSSVYYLYEWRLASGLTGDIPTISYKVSHAKGDGHTQHVVTQELSSRDFVVGLSILLRGTVHEKLKWAFNLYDIDKDGYITKEEMLAIMKSIYDMMGRHTYPILREDAPAEHVERFFQKMDRNQDGVVTIEEFLETCQKDENIMSSMQLFENVI; via the exons ATGGTCGCAGTGTGTATGGGCAAGGAATTTAGAAGCAGCGTGCGCTCAGACATGGGCTGGCAGGACTTGGGGTCATCTGTGTATTACCTTTATGAATGGAGACTAGCCAGTGGCCTAACAGGGGACATTCCCACCATCTCCTA TAAAGTGTCCCATGCCAAAGGCGATGGCCACACACAGCATGTCGTGACTCAAGAGCTGAGCAGCAGG GACTTTGTGGTTGGCCTCTCCATCCTGCTGCGGGGCACAGTCCACGAGAAGCTCAAGTGGGCCTTTAATCTCTACGACATTGACAAGGATGGCTACATCACCAAAGAG GAGATGCTGGCCATCATGAAGTCCATCTATGACATGATGGGCCGCCACACCTACCCCATCCTGCGGGAGGACGCGCCGGCGGAGCACGTGGAGAGGTTCTTCCAG AAAATGGACCGGAACCAGGACGGGGTGGTGACCATTGAAGAGTTCCTGGAGACCTGTCAGAAG GACGAGAACATCATGAGCTCCATGCAGCTGTTTGAGAATGTCATCTAG